A stretch of the Tannerella serpentiformis genome encodes the following:
- the purL gene encoding phosphoribosylformylglycinamidine synthase has product MIQFFHLPAGTVYAVEVDHALTEDERAPLSWLFGQAAAVDSPEIEGRFVGPRREMITPWSTNAVEITQNMGLKGISRIEEYLPATDQADCDPMLQRLYDRLDQRLFTTDRQPEPIVYIDDIADYNRREGLALSDDEVRYLNDLSHRLGRKLTDSEVFGFSQVNSEHCRHKIFGGKFVIDGVEQPDSLFAMIKRTSSVNPNGLVSAYKDNVAFNAGPTVEQFAPASADGPDFFVTRPIPTVLALKAETHNFPTTVEPFNGAATGTGGEIRDRLGGGRASLPLAGTAVYMTAYPRTDPDRAWERVLDPRSWLYQTPAQILVKASNGASDFGNKFGQPLICGSLLTFEYKAPDGRSYAYDKVIMLAGGMGFANRRDALKGQPEAGEKVVVLGGDNYRIGMGGGAVSSVDTGRYASGIELNAVQRANPEMQKRAANVIRALAESDDNPIVSIHDHGAGGHLNCLSELVEATGGRIDMDSLPVGDPTLSAREIIGNESQERMGLLIKDEDTARVRRIAERERAPMYVVGETTGDMRFVFAQRNGTCPIDLRLEDMFGNPPRTIMEDSNLQPSFPALTYRLSELHTYLENVLQMEAVACKDWLTNKADRSVTGRVARQQCVGELQLPLSDLGAVALDFHGRHGMATSIGHAPQAALVDPAAGSRLAIAEALTNIVFAHLADGLRSVSLSANWMWPCRNPGEDARLYHAVEAASDFACALGINIPTGKDSLSMTQKYGEEKVLAPGTVIISAAAEVSDIHRIISPVLSNDPATAVYYVDFSGCELRLGGSAFAQSLGSVGSEVPDVLDTDYFRRAFGAVQTAVGSGLVQAGHDVSAGGMLVALLEMCFANVDGGLEVDLDAIPDPDLVKILFSENPAVLLQVPADDRLEAILREAGVRFYRVARPTDERHLLITKDGADYHFGIDYMRDVWYRSSYLLDRLQSGEECAATRYEQYKMQPLRFRIPDTFVGSTASLGLSTARTERSGVRAAILRDKGTNGEREMAYALYLAGFDVKDVHLTDLATGRETLDDIDFAVFCGGFSNSDVLGSAKGWAAGILHNDRACSAINRFYDRPDTLSLGVCNGCQLMAHLGLLYPDHTERHALLHNRSHKFESSFVTLDIPQNDSVMLGSLSGARIGVWVAHGEGRFDFPYEESRYRIAARYSYDSYPANPNGSQWGVAALTSADGRHLAMMPHPERSIFPWQCAHYPADRRQDEVAPWMQAFVNARRWVESKRR; this is encoded by the coding sequence CGCCTCTTCACCACCGATCGGCAGCCCGAACCCATCGTCTATATCGACGACATCGCGGACTACAATCGCCGCGAAGGTCTGGCCCTCAGCGACGACGAGGTGCGTTACCTGAACGACTTGAGCCACCGACTGGGGCGCAAGCTGACCGACAGCGAAGTGTTCGGTTTTTCGCAGGTCAACTCTGAGCACTGCCGCCACAAGATCTTCGGAGGCAAGTTCGTCATCGACGGGGTTGAGCAACCCGATAGCCTCTTTGCAATGATCAAGCGCACGTCGTCCGTCAACCCGAACGGTCTCGTCTCGGCCTACAAGGACAACGTGGCCTTTAACGCCGGGCCGACGGTAGAGCAGTTCGCCCCCGCTTCGGCTGACGGGCCTGATTTCTTTGTCACGCGGCCCATCCCTACCGTGCTGGCGCTGAAAGCCGAAACGCACAACTTCCCCACTACGGTCGAACCCTTCAACGGAGCCGCTACCGGCACCGGGGGGGAGATCCGCGACCGTCTTGGAGGCGGCCGCGCCTCGCTGCCACTGGCCGGTACAGCCGTCTACATGACAGCCTACCCGCGCACCGACCCCGATCGCGCTTGGGAGCGCGTCTTGGACCCGCGCTCGTGGCTCTACCAAACGCCCGCGCAGATCTTAGTCAAGGCCTCCAACGGTGCCTCTGACTTTGGTAACAAGTTCGGCCAACCGCTCATCTGTGGCTCCTTGCTGACGTTTGAATACAAAGCGCCGGACGGTCGCAGTTACGCCTACGACAAGGTTATCATGCTGGCCGGCGGCATGGGCTTCGCTAATCGGCGCGACGCCCTGAAGGGGCAGCCCGAGGCAGGTGAAAAAGTGGTCGTGTTAGGCGGAGACAATTACCGCATTGGTATGGGTGGCGGGGCCGTTTCGTCGGTTGACACGGGTCGCTACGCCTCTGGTATTGAGCTGAATGCCGTGCAGCGAGCCAATCCGGAAATGCAGAAGCGTGCTGCAAACGTGATACGGGCTCTGGCCGAATCGGATGACAACCCCATCGTATCGATCCACGACCACGGCGCAGGAGGTCATCTGAACTGTCTTTCGGAACTGGTGGAGGCCACCGGTGGGCGAATCGACATGGATAGCCTACCTGTCGGCGATCCGACCCTCTCCGCCCGCGAGATAATTGGCAACGAGAGCCAGGAGCGCATGGGCTTGTTGATTAAGGATGAGGATACCGCCCGCGTGCGGCGCATCGCCGAACGGGAGCGCGCACCGATGTATGTGGTGGGCGAGACTACGGGCGACATGCGGTTTGTCTTTGCTCAGCGCAACGGCACCTGCCCGATCGACCTCCGCTTGGAAGATATGTTCGGCAATCCTCCGCGCACCATCATGGAGGACAGCAACCTCCAGCCCTCGTTCCCCGCCCTGACCTATCGGTTATCCGAACTGCATACCTATCTGGAGAACGTTTTACAGATGGAAGCTGTAGCCTGCAAGGACTGGCTGACGAACAAAGCAGACCGGAGCGTCACGGGTCGCGTGGCCCGACAGCAGTGTGTGGGCGAGTTACAGCTACCGCTGAGCGATCTGGGTGCCGTCGCACTCGACTTCCACGGAAGGCACGGCATGGCCACCTCCATCGGTCACGCCCCGCAAGCCGCCCTCGTCGACCCCGCAGCTGGCTCGCGGCTGGCTATTGCCGAAGCGCTGACCAACATCGTCTTTGCCCACCTGGCCGACGGCCTACGTAGCGTCTCCCTGAGCGCCAACTGGATGTGGCCCTGCCGCAACCCTGGCGAGGACGCACGTCTCTATCATGCTGTTGAAGCCGCATCTGACTTCGCTTGTGCCCTCGGTATCAACATCCCGACCGGCAAGGATTCGCTCTCGATGACTCAGAAGTATGGTGAGGAGAAGGTACTGGCGCCGGGTACGGTCATCATCTCCGCAGCCGCCGAGGTGAGTGACATCCATCGGATCATCTCCCCCGTACTATCGAACGACCCAGCGACGGCCGTCTATTATGTGGATTTCTCAGGCTGCGAGCTAAGGCTGGGCGGGTCGGCCTTCGCGCAATCACTCGGTAGCGTGGGGTCGGAGGTGCCGGACGTTTTGGATACGGACTATTTCCGCCGAGCCTTCGGGGCCGTGCAGACGGCCGTCGGGTCGGGTTTGGTGCAGGCTGGTCACGACGTATCGGCCGGCGGCATGCTGGTCGCCCTACTGGAGATGTGTTTCGCTAACGTTGACGGCGGCCTCGAGGTCGATCTGGACGCCATCCCCGACCCGGATCTGGTCAAGATCCTCTTCTCCGAAAACCCCGCCGTACTCTTGCAAGTGCCCGCAGACGACCGTCTGGAGGCGATCCTTCGCGAGGCCGGCGTGCGGTTCTATCGCGTGGCCCGTCCGACTGACGAGCGTCACCTGCTCATCACGAAGGACGGCGCCGATTACCACTTCGGTATCGATTATATGCGAGACGTCTGGTATCGCTCCTCCTACCTGCTCGACCGTCTTCAGAGCGGCGAGGAGTGCGCAGCTACCCGTTACGAACAGTATAAGATGCAGCCGCTGCGTTTCCGTATCCCTGACACATTCGTCGGATCGACCGCCAGCCTCGGACTCTCCACCGCCCGCACCGAACGGAGCGGCGTCCGTGCGGCCATCCTCCGCGATAAAGGCACGAACGGCGAGCGCGAGATGGCCTACGCCCTCTATCTGGCCGGGTTCGACGTGAAGGACGTCCACCTGACCGACCTCGCCACGGGCCGCGAGACACTCGACGACATCGATTTTGCCGTCTTCTGCGGCGGTTTTTCCAACTCCGACGTCCTCGGATCCGCCAAGGGCTGGGCGGCAGGCATACTCCATAACGACCGCGCTTGCTCTGCCATCAACCGCTTCTACGACCGCCCGGACACGCTCAGCCTCGGCGTCTGCAACGGTTGCCAACTCATGGCCCACCTCGGTCTCCTCTACCCCGACCATACGGAACGTCACGCCCTGCTCCACAACCGCTCACACAAGTTTGAATCGAGCTTCGTCACGCTCGACATTCCGCAGAACGATTCCGTCATGTTAGGCTCGCTCTCCGGCGCTCGGATCGGCGTATGGGTCGCCCACGGTGAAGGCCGCTTCGACTTCCCCTATGAGGAGTCGCGTTACCGCATAGCGGCGCGTTACAGTTACGACAGCTACCCCGCCAATCCCAACGGCTCACAGTGGGGCGTTGCCGCGCTGACCTCCGCCGACGGCCGTCACCTAGCCATGATGCCCCATCCGGAGCGGTCGATCTTCCCCTGGCAGTGCGCCCATTACCCCGCCGACCGTCGTCAAGACGAGGTCGCGCCCTGGATGCAAGCCTTTGTCAATGCCCGCCGCTGGGTAGAGAGCAAGCGGCGTTAG